From Thermodesulfobacteriota bacterium, the proteins below share one genomic window:
- a CDS encoding nucleotidyltransferase domain-containing protein — protein sequence MSSTNLGIMCEHSARAGNNITTEKEIQVVLDGIVKRITERFRPEKIILFGSYARGTQTTDSDADLLIVMNVPGSKRKANVEIDLLLVGIPIPTDIIVVTPEEVERHRDCLGTVIREAIREGKVLYERAA from the coding sequence GTGTCATCAACCAATTTGGGAATTATGTGCGAACATTCGGCGCGTGCGGGTAACAACATTACGACCGAGAAAGAAATTCAGGTTGTTCTTGATGGCATTGTGAAACGGATCACGGAACGGTTTCGGCCGGAGAAGATCATTTTATTCGGCTCGTACGCCCGTGGCACGCAGACGACGGACAGCGACGCTGACTTGCTGATCGTCATGAACGTGCCGGGGTCCAAGCGAAAGGCGAACGTAGAGATCGATCTGCTCCTGGTGGGAATACCCATTCCGACGGACATCATTGTCGTAACGCCCGAGGAAGTGGAGAGGCATCGGGATTGCCTGGGAACCGTCATTCGGGAAGCGATTCGGGAAGGCAAGGTCCTGTATGAACGCGCGGCCTGA